DNA from Mesorhizobium sp. B2-1-1:
TGCCATCCTTCGTCAGCAGCACGGCGCGGATGCCGACCGCGCCATCGGAATCGACCGGAGCCACGAGCGGTTCGACGCACTCGCAGCGTCTTGACGCCGTTGCATAGGCGGTCGCCGAGTAGACGGCATATTCGATGCGGGCATTGGCCTGCGCATCGATCAGCGCGGCATAGTCACGGGCAACGACGAACTCCACCTTCATGCCCAGCGCGTTGGTAAAGGCCTCGGTCAACCGCGCCAGGCCTGGAACGGTGTTGGCGGCGCCGGGTTCGGCGACGATGCCGATGCGAAACGTGCCGATATCGTCACGCCAGTCGGCGCGCGCCGAGCCGGACCAGACCGCGCCTTGCGCGATCATGAGAGCGGCGCATGCCTTCAGGGCAGCTTTCATGGGAGACCCGGTCCTGCGATCCGTCAGTGAATTGGTTCCGGACTATCGCGCCGAGCGGTTGCCGTTTGGTTTCCGAATTGCCAATGCCGCCGTGGAACCCTATGTCTGGATGCTCAAACCGGCAACAATGTTCTCATGGCGCGTGCTTTCCTCTTCGTCCTGGATTCCTTCGGCATAGGCGGCGCCGCCGACGCCGAACGCTACGGCGATGCCGGTGCCAACACCTTCGCCCATATCACCGAGGCCTGTGCGGAAGGCCGCGCCGATCGTGAAGGACTTCGCCAGGGACCGTTGTTTGTTCCCAACATGGCGTCGCTCGGACTTGGCAAGGCTGCCGAGACCGCGACGGGGCTGGGCTTTGCCTCTTTCGGGACGGATCTCGTCGCCAATGCCTTCCACGGTGCCGCCCAGGAGGTTTCGAGCGGCAAGGACACGCCATCCGGCCATTGGGAGATAGCCGGCCTGCCGGTACGTTTCGACTGGGGCTACTTTCCCGACGCGGTCCCGGCCTTTCCCTCCGAACTGACCGAGGCCATCATCCGCGAAGGCAAGGTGCCGGGCATTCTCGGCAACTGCCACGCGCCTGGCACCGAGATCATCGAACGGTTCGGTGAGGAGCACGTCCGCACGGGCAAGCCAATCTGCTACACCTCCGTGGACTCAGTCCTGCAAGTCGCCGCGCACGAGGTCCATTTCGGCCTGGAGCGGCTCTACGAATTCTGCAAGGTGGTGCGTCGCCTGGTTGATCCGTTGAGGATCGGAAGGGTGATCGCGCGACCGTTCGTCGGCGAGACGGCAGCCACTTTCGAGCGGACCTACAATCGACACGACTACGCCGTGCCGCCACCCGAGCCGACATTGCTCGACCGGCTGACGGCGCGTGGCAGCCGCGTCATCGCCGTCGGCAAGATCGGCGACATCTTTGCCCATCGGGGGAT
Protein-coding regions in this window:
- a CDS encoding phosphopentomutase, which translates into the protein MARAFLFVLDSFGIGGAADAERYGDAGANTFAHITEACAEGRADREGLRQGPLFVPNMASLGLGKAAETATGLGFASFGTDLVANAFHGAAQEVSSGKDTPSGHWEIAGLPVRFDWGYFPDAVPAFPSELTEAIIREGKVPGILGNCHAPGTEIIERFGEEHVRTGKPICYTSVDSVLQVAAHEVHFGLERLYEFCKVVRRLVDPLRIGRVIARPFVGETAATFERTYNRHDYAVPPPEPTLLDRLTARGSRVIAVGKIGDIFAHRGISEVRKAAGNMAMFDQALDAMDAARDGDLVFANFVDFDTEFGHRRDVAGYAAALEAFDRRLPEAFARLRQGDLLILTADHGNDPTWRGTDHTRERIPVIGIGPGLTGGDIGLRTTFCDIGETVAEHLGLAHGRYGTSFYPDMGGHA